Part of the Thermoleophilaceae bacterium genome is shown below.
CTGCGCGAGGCGGCGAGCGTGCTCTCGGGCACTGGCCCGACCGTGATCCTCTGGGGCGAGCGCGTCTCTCACGGCACGCGCGGCCGGCAGACCGTGTCCGCGCTGCTCGCCGTGGCCCGCCGCTGCGGTGTGGACGGCACTGATGACGCCGGGCTCATCGAGGTGCCCAGCGGCACCAACTCCCGCGGGCTGCGCGAGGTGGGCTGCCTTCCCAACCTGGGACCCGGCCTCAGCCAGTCCAGCGCCACCGGACTCGGAGCCACCGACATCCCCGGCAGCCAGGTGTCCGCCATTCTTCTCTTCCAGGCCGACCCGGTGCGCACTCATCCCGATCCCGCGGCATGGGAGAAGGCGCTCGACTCAGCCGCGAGCGTGATCGCGTTCGCCGACTTCCTCACGCCCGAGCTCGAGGAGCACGCCACCGTCGTGTTCCCCGCCGAGTCCTACGCCGAGAAGGAGGGCACGGTCACGCACCCGGACGGCCGCCTCCAGCGCGTGCGGCAGGCGATCGGCCACCCGGGCGAGGTGCGCTCCGGCTGGGCGGTGCTCGCCGAGCTGAGCGCGCGGCTCGACAAGCCCGTGGACGTGGAGTCGATGCCCGGGATCTTCAACCAGATGGTCCAGTCGATCCCCTTCTACGGTGGCCTCACGCTCGAGGAGATCGGCGGTCGCGGCGTTCGCTGGCAGGAGCGCGAGCAGGCGTCTGCGCTCGAGGCCACGCCGCTTCCCGAGACCCAGCTCGACACGCCTCCCGAGCTGCCCTCAGAGGGCCTGCGCCTCGGCACGGTGCCGTCGCTGTGGGCCGGCCGCGAGACCCAGCACGCCGCGGTGCTCCGCTTCCTGCGGCCGCAGCAGACGCTCGAGATCTCGCTCGAGGACGCACAGCGGCTGGGCGTGGCAACCGGCGACCAGGTGAGCGTGTCGGTCGACGGCCGCAGCGTGCGCGCGCGGGCGCGGGTTCACGATGTGGTGCCGGCGGGGAGCGTGTTCCTGGTGGAGGGCATCGACACCGACAACGCCACCGCGCTCATGAACGGGCTGCCTCGCACCGTGGAGGTGACGAAGGCGTGATCGTCCCGTTCGCCGATGTGAACTACGTGGAGGGCACGCTGGTGATGATCGCCAAGTCGGTGATCATCTTCCTGTTCGTGCTGCAGGTGGTGCCGCTCATCCTGCTGCTCGAGCGCAAGCTGCTCGGTCGCTTCCAGCAGCGCATCGGCCCGAACCGCGTGGGCCCCTACGGCCTGATGCAGCCGCTCGCCGACGTGCTCAAGCTGCTGTCGAAGGAGGCGTCCACGCCGAACACGGCGGTGCCGTGGATGATGGCCATCGCGCCGGTGATCTCGATCTTCACCGCCGTCGTCACGCTCGCGATCATCCCGTTCGGCGACAACGGCGACTGGGGCGGCAACTTCGGCCTCTACGGCATCGACGTGCCGATCGGGATCCTCTTCTACTTCGCCTTCGGCGCGCTCGCCTTCTACGCGCTCATGCTCGGCGGCTGGGCCTCCGGGTCGAAGTACTCGTTCCTCGGCGCGATGCGCTCCGCCGCGCAGCTGATCTCGTACGAGATCGCGCTCGGCCTGTCTCTGCTGGGCGTGGTGATCCAGGCACAGTCGATGTCGCTCGTGTCGATCGTGCACGCCCAGCACAACCTCTGGTACGTGGTGCCGCAGTTCGTCGGCTTCTGCATCTTCCTGGTGGCCGGCTTCGCCGAGACCAACCGGCCGCCATTCGACCTCGCGGAGGGCGACTCGGAGATCGTCGGCGGCTACAACACCGAGTTCGGCGGCATGCGCTTCGGCTCGTTCTTCATGGCCGAGTACATGGAGGTGCTGATCATCTCGGGCATCGCCGCCGCCTGCTTCCTCGGCGGCTGGCACGGCCCCGGTCCGGGCTTCCTGGATCCGGTCTGGGTGATCGTGAAGATGTTCGTCTTCCTGTTCCTGTTCGTCTGGGTGCGCGCGACACTTCCGC
Proteins encoded:
- the nuoH gene encoding NADH-quinone oxidoreductase subunit NuoH; protein product: MIVPFADVNYVEGTLVMIAKSVIIFLFVLQVVPLILLLERKLLGRFQQRIGPNRVGPYGLMQPLADVLKLLSKEASTPNTAVPWMMAIAPVISIFTAVVTLAIIPFGDNGDWGGNFGLYGIDVPIGILFYFAFGALAFYALMLGGWASGSKYSFLGAMRSAAQLISYEIALGLSLLGVVIQAQSMSLVSIVHAQHNLWYVVPQFVGFCIFLVAGFAETNRPPFDLAEGDSEIVGGYNTEFGGMRFGSFFMAEYMEVLIISGIAAACFLGGWHGPGPGFLDPVWVIVKMFVFLFLFVWVRATLPRLRYDQLMSFGWKILLPLATLNVLVTAIVLVV